The following are encoded in a window of Pseudomonadota bacterium genomic DNA:
- the def gene encoding peptide deformylase gives MAILTILEFPDPRLRRKAVAVELVDEKIRTLIGDLLETMYDAPGIGLAATQVDVHQRVLVADLSEDKSAPLVLVNPEILSRDGVEVTEEGCLSVPGIYEKVERAEHITVRALDRDGNSVEMEAHGLLAVCIQHECDHLDGKLFVDYLSELKRQRIRTRLQKARRLDRDQSHKAPVI, from the coding sequence ATGGCGATACTGACAATTCTCGAGTTTCCAGACCCGCGACTGCGTCGCAAAGCGGTGGCGGTCGAGTTGGTTGACGAAAAAATACGTACGCTGATCGGCGATTTGCTGGAGACCATGTATGACGCTCCGGGTATTGGCCTCGCCGCCACCCAGGTCGATGTGCACCAGCGGGTACTGGTTGCCGATTTATCTGAAGACAAATCGGCGCCGCTGGTATTGGTCAACCCGGAAATCCTGTCTCGCGACGGGGTCGAAGTCACTGAAGAAGGTTGTCTGTCAGTACCCGGTATCTATGAAAAAGTGGAACGGGCGGAGCACATTACAGTCAGGGCGCTGGACCGTGATGGCAATAGCGTTGAGATGGAAGCACATGGTCTGCTTGCCGTTTGCATACAGCACGAGTGTGACCATCTGGATGGCAAATTGTTCGTCGATTACCTGTCCGAACTGAAGCGCCAGAGAATAAGAACACGCCTGCAGAAGGCCCGTCGCCTGGACCGAGATCAGTCGCATAAGGCACCGGTGATCTGA
- a CDS encoding LysM peptidoglycan-binding domain-containing protein — protein MSRPMRIAQQISLVLISGSLPLLAACAGNPVPAAQASTAQSPQPVQVAQSQPVPRPYGQVTSTVPDPTPVRLASNHPDQYEVKKGDTLWDISTMFLEDPWFWPEIWFVNEQIENPHLIYPGDILNLIWVDGRPRIAVTRGVQRGDSVRVSPRIRYEELDEAITTIPYSAIKAFLSRPSVLSADQVKKMPYILSSKDKHLISGSGNTIYARGFSVPPEIGEVFNVIQIGDELRDPDDNVLIGYDGVYAGEARTTRTGDPASLVLVTTTREVLNGNRLLRDNQTLPLNFFPSAPARQIDGSIISILDAISVTGSNQIVVINRGARHGIEEGNLLTILHKGETIRDRFEGGIFDEKVTLPDEQAGTMMVFKTYDRISYALIVEATSEIRKNDLVRNP, from the coding sequence ATGTCCCGGCCCATGCGTATCGCCCAGCAAATCTCCCTGGTCTTAATTTCCGGCAGTCTGCCACTATTGGCTGCCTGCGCCGGCAACCCTGTACCGGCCGCGCAGGCGAGTACGGCTCAATCTCCCCAACCGGTCCAGGTGGCGCAGTCCCAGCCCGTGCCCAGACCCTATGGCCAGGTCACAAGCACTGTGCCCGATCCCACACCGGTTCGGCTGGCATCGAACCACCCGGATCAGTATGAGGTGAAAAAGGGTGACACCTTGTGGGACATCTCGACGATGTTCCTGGAAGACCCATGGTTCTGGCCGGAGATCTGGTTCGTCAATGAACAAATAGAAAATCCGCATCTGATCTACCCGGGCGACATCCTGAATCTGATCTGGGTCGACGGGCGGCCAAGAATTGCAGTCACGCGGGGCGTGCAGCGCGGCGACTCGGTACGAGTTTCGCCCCGGATTCGCTACGAAGAACTGGACGAGGCAATTACCACGATCCCGTATAGCGCCATCAAGGCCTTCCTTTCCAGGCCTTCTGTGCTGTCGGCCGACCAGGTCAAAAAGATGCCATACATCCTGTCATCGAAAGACAAGCATCTGATCAGCGGCTCCGGCAACACGATCTATGCCAGGGGCTTCAGTGTCCCACCCGAGATCGGCGAAGTGTTTAATGTAATCCAGATTGGCGACGAATTGCGCGATCCAGACGACAATGTCTTGATTGGCTATGACGGTGTGTATGCGGGAGAAGCCCGTACAACGCGCACCGGCGATCCAGCGAGCCTGGTCCTGGTCACAACTACGCGAGAAGTGCTAAACGGGAACCGTTTGTTGCGCGACAACCAGACGCTGCCGTTGAATTTCTTTCCGAGCGCACCAGCTCGACAAATTGACGGCAGCATCATCAGCATACTGGATGCCATCAGCGTGACCGGCAGCAATCAGATCGTCGTAATCAATCGCGGCGCCAGGCACGGAATCGAGGAAGGCAATCTGCTAACCATTCTTCACAAGGGCGAGACGATTCGTGACCGCTTTGAAGGCGGTATATTCGACGAGAAAGTCACCTTGCCCGACGAGCAAGCCGGCACGATGATGGTGTTCAAGACCTATGATCGCATCAGTTATGCATTGATCGTCGAGGCAACCAGCGAAATCAGGAAGAACGACCTGGTTCGCAACCCCTGA
- the dprA gene encoding DNA-protecting protein DprA gives MSDPGLWLTLLQAPGIGARSAAGLIQHFGSISKVFSAGNQDLQALGISAESRRAMRNPDSGTLERNLEWLGHDQNHFLALDDEAYPALLKAIPDPPMLLFIRGNKDCLGLPQLAMVGSRNPTPAGLDTARMFARHLSVSGLAITSGLALGIDSASHHGALDAGGVTIAVCGCGLDRVYPGGQESLAESIIQDGALISEFPPGTPPSAKNFPQRNRIVSGLSVGTLVVEAARASGSLITAKHAAEQGREVFAVPGSIHSPQSRGCHQLIRQGAKLVESAADIFEELGPMVGVLAGTAHQDEPQEPATPAADQDQSHQQLLITLGEETLPIDTLAERSGLTAREVSSMLLILELQGLVQTAPGGRYCKTTRR, from the coding sequence ATGTCCGACCCCGGCCTGTGGCTGACGCTGCTCCAGGCGCCAGGCATCGGCGCCAGAAGCGCTGCCGGACTCATCCAGCATTTCGGTAGTATCAGCAAGGTTTTCTCAGCCGGCAATCAGGATCTGCAAGCGTTGGGTATATCGGCTGAATCGCGTCGCGCTATGCGCAATCCCGATAGCGGCACCCTGGAACGCAACCTCGAGTGGCTTGGCCACGATCAAAATCATTTTCTGGCTCTCGACGACGAGGCCTATCCTGCGCTGCTGAAGGCCATCCCCGACCCGCCGATGCTGCTGTTCATCCGTGGCAATAAAGACTGCCTGGGGTTGCCTCAGCTGGCGATGGTCGGCAGTCGCAACCCAACGCCGGCGGGCCTGGATACGGCGAGAATGTTCGCCCGCCATTTGTCGGTCAGCGGTCTCGCAATTACCTCCGGACTGGCGCTGGGTATCGACAGCGCCAGCCACCACGGCGCACTGGATGCCGGTGGCGTCACGATCGCGGTCTGCGGTTGCGGGCTTGACCGGGTCTACCCGGGCGGGCAGGAATCGCTGGCGGAATCGATCATTCAAGACGGCGCGCTGATCAGCGAGTTTCCACCGGGCACCCCTCCCTCCGCGAAAAACTTTCCGCAACGAAATCGTATCGTCAGTGGCTTGTCAGTGGGCACACTGGTCGTCGAGGCGGCCAGGGCCAGCGGCTCGCTGATTACGGCCAAGCATGCAGCCGAGCAGGGCCGTGAAGTCTTTGCGGTTCCCGGATCCATACACAGCCCGCAGTCGCGAGGCTGCCATCAGCTGATTCGCCAAGGGGCGAAGCTGGTCGAATCGGCGGCCGACATATTCGAGGAGCTTGGCCCGATGGTCGGCGTCCTGGCCGGAACAGCACACCAGGACGAGCCGCAGGAACCGGCGACACCGGCGGCGGACCAGGATCAAAGTCACCAGCAGCTTCTGATTACGCTTGGCGAAGAGACACTACCCATCGATACGCTGGCGGAACGGAGCGGATTGACGGCACGTGAGGTTTCCTCCATGCTTCTCATACTGGAGCTTCAGGGTCTGGTACAAACGGCGCCTGGTGGGCGTTACTGCAAGACGACGAGGCGCTAA
- a CDS encoding DUF494 domain-containing protein, which translates to MRENVLDVLMYLFETYMDNDIEEEPDRNEMRDELEQAGFGDLEIDRALEWLDGLTSGQEAAAKSALTERATRIFDSVELTRLDSSCRGFLLYLEQLEILSTSQRELVIDRLMALGNPDIDVEQIKWVVLMVLFSQPGQESAYARMEDLVFDEAASALH; encoded by the coding sequence ATGAGAGAAAATGTGCTCGATGTGCTGATGTACCTATTCGAGACCTACATGGACAACGACATTGAAGAAGAGCCGGACCGAAATGAGATGCGTGACGAACTGGAGCAAGCCGGTTTTGGCGACCTGGAGATTGACCGGGCGCTGGAGTGGCTGGATGGCCTGACCAGCGGCCAGGAAGCCGCGGCAAAAAGCGCTCTCACCGAGCGCGCAACCCGTATTTTCGACTCTGTAGAGTTGACCCGGCTGGATTCAAGCTGTCGTGGATTTTTGCTCTACCTGGAACAGCTGGAAATTCTTTCCACAAGCCAGCGGGAGCTGGTGATCGATCGACTAATGGCATTGGGCAACCCGGATATCGATGTCGAGCAGATAAAGTGGGTGGTCCTGATGGTGTTGTTCAGTCAGCCGGGCCAGGAGTCCGCCTATGCGCGCATGGAAGACCTGGTTTTCGATGAGGCTGCCAGCGCCCTGCATTGA
- a CDS encoding DNA topoisomerase I produces the protein MSKYLIIVESPAKEKTIEKYLGEEFKVLATYGHIRDLISKDGAVDPAEGFSMTYEAIDRNKKHVDAIAKALKKADALYLATDPDREGEAISWHLYELLKERNALNGKPVYRVVFHEITKNAVREAIENPRDLDFNLINAQQARRALDHLVGFNLSPLLWKKIRPKLSAGRVQSPALRLIVEREKEIDAFNPREYWTVAASLSKEQQDFTARLTEYNGEKIEQFSITGQQQAGGIGAALTTAANGRLSVLQVDSKQRKRNPAPPFTTSTLQQDASRKLGFGAQRTMRAAQKLYEGLDIGDGQVGLITYMRTDSVNLASEAIDGLRTVISEKYGKDQVPGQARLYKTKSKNAQEAHEAIRPANPQVLPEHLAGRVEDDQLKLYRLIWQRTLACQMVHAVYDTLAVDLAAGNSPSPVGRFRANGSVLVQPGFLAVYHEGRENSVDEQDRLLPPLAEGDVVKLLEITRDQHFTEPKPRYSEASLVKELEEYGIGRPSTYASIISTLQRREYVEIDRRRFFPTDIGKIVSDFLTAHFEQYVDYDFTANMEDDLDAISRGEKQWVPLLESFWAPFKKRVAEKEESVSRADTLKKRILGTDPKSGREVSVRMGRYGPFAQIGTREEEDKPKFAGLRKEQSLDTIVLEDALELFKLPRDLGETPEGEPMSVSIGRFGPYVRYGGKFVSLKKDDDPYTIAHERALELVRDKKEYDANRLIQDFPDHGIQILNGRWGPYITDKSKNAKVPKDQDPKALTLEECQTLLAEAPVKGARKKATAKKSGEKKPPAKKKTKKKQAAKQQTDKKITATGQGDD, from the coding sequence ATGAGTAAATACCTGATCATCGTAGAATCTCCGGCCAAGGAAAAGACCATCGAGAAGTACCTCGGTGAGGAATTCAAGGTGCTGGCCACTTATGGCCATATCCGCGATTTAATATCAAAAGACGGTGCGGTTGATCCTGCCGAAGGTTTCAGCATGACCTATGAGGCCATCGACCGGAACAAGAAGCATGTCGACGCGATAGCAAAGGCATTGAAAAAAGCCGACGCGCTCTACCTGGCGACCGACCCCGATCGCGAGGGAGAAGCGATCTCCTGGCATCTTTATGAATTGCTCAAAGAACGCAACGCGCTGAACGGCAAGCCGGTTTACCGCGTCGTTTTCCACGAGATTACAAAAAACGCGGTGCGCGAGGCGATCGAGAACCCGCGCGATCTGGATTTCAATTTGATAAACGCGCAGCAAGCCCGCCGGGCGCTGGACCACCTGGTCGGTTTTAATCTGTCGCCGTTGTTGTGGAAAAAAATCCGTCCGAAGTTGTCTGCCGGCCGCGTACAAAGTCCGGCGCTTAGATTAATCGTAGAACGTGAAAAAGAGATTGATGCGTTCAACCCACGCGAATACTGGACTGTCGCAGCATCGCTGAGCAAGGAGCAACAAGATTTCACTGCCCGGCTCACCGAGTACAACGGCGAGAAAATCGAGCAGTTCAGCATCACCGGGCAGCAGCAGGCCGGCGGCATCGGGGCCGCATTGACTACCGCGGCCAATGGCCGGCTCAGCGTGCTCCAGGTGGACAGCAAACAGCGCAAACGAAACCCGGCGCCGCCGTTCACCACCTCGACACTGCAACAGGATGCCTCGCGAAAACTCGGTTTTGGTGCGCAGCGAACCATGCGCGCGGCACAAAAGCTGTACGAGGGTCTGGATATAGGCGATGGGCAGGTTGGCCTGATTACCTATATGCGTACTGACTCGGTCAATCTCGCCAGCGAGGCGATCGATGGGTTGCGAACGGTAATTTCAGAAAAATATGGCAAGGACCAGGTGCCCGGTCAGGCGCGCCTGTACAAGACCAAATCGAAAAATGCGCAGGAAGCGCACGAAGCGATACGGCCGGCCAACCCGCAGGTTCTGCCGGAACATCTTGCGGGCAGAGTCGAGGATGATCAGCTAAAACTTTATCGCCTCATTTGGCAGCGCACATTGGCGTGTCAGATGGTGCACGCGGTTTACGACACGCTGGCAGTCGACCTGGCAGCCGGAAACAGCCCCAGCCCGGTCGGCCGCTTCAGAGCCAATGGCTCGGTGCTGGTGCAGCCGGGATTCTTGGCGGTCTATCATGAAGGCCGCGAAAACTCCGTGGACGAACAAGACCGGTTGTTGCCGCCGCTGGCCGAAGGCGATGTAGTGAAATTGCTGGAGATAACCCGCGACCAGCATTTCACAGAGCCAAAGCCACGCTACAGCGAGGCCAGCCTGGTCAAGGAACTGGAAGAATATGGCATTGGCCGTCCATCGACTTATGCCAGCATTATTTCCACGCTGCAACGCAGAGAGTATGTGGAAATCGATCGCCGCCGGTTTTTCCCGACCGACATCGGAAAAATCGTCAGCGACTTTTTGACGGCCCATTTCGAGCAGTATGTTGACTATGACTTCACCGCCAACATGGAAGACGATCTCGATGCTATTTCCCGGGGTGAGAAACAGTGGGTGCCGTTGCTGGAGAGTTTCTGGGCCCCGTTCAAAAAGCGGGTCGCGGAAAAGGAGGAATCGGTAAGCCGGGCCGATACGTTGAAAAAACGGATACTCGGGACCGACCCCAAGAGCGGTCGCGAGGTCAGTGTTCGCATGGGCAGGTACGGGCCGTTCGCGCAAATCGGTACGCGCGAGGAAGAAGACAAGCCGAAATTCGCCGGTCTTCGCAAAGAACAAAGCCTGGACACCATTGTCCTGGAAGATGCGCTCGAGCTTTTCAAATTACCGCGCGACCTCGGTGAAACACCGGAGGGAGAACCGATGTCGGTCAGTATCGGCCGCTTCGGTCCCTATGTGCGTTATGGCGGGAAATTTGTCTCCCTCAAAAAAGACGACGACCCATACACGATCGCACACGAGCGTGCGCTGGAACTGGTTCGGGACAAGAAAGAATACGATGCCAACAGGCTGATCCAGGATTTTCCGGACCACGGAATACAGATTCTGAACGGCCGGTGGGGTCCATATATCACCGACAAATCCAAAAACGCGAAGGTTCCCAAAGACCAGGACCCGAAGGCACTGACGCTGGAAGAATGTCAGACTCTGCTGGCCGAAGCGCCAGTCAAGGGCGCGCGCAAGAAGGCCACGGCCAAGAAAAGCGGCGAAAAAAAACCCCCGGCGAAAAAGAAAACCAAAAAGAAGCAGGCCGCGAAACAGCAAACGGACAAAAAGATAACGGCCACAGGCCAGGGCGATGATTAG
- a CDS encoding Sua5/YciO/YrdC/YwlC family protein, which yields MISQHTLRRATRVLAAGGIIAYPTEGVFGLGCLPENAIAIQRILEMKNRKPNLGFILVASSIDQLLPYIGQFGDKTLARLLARENSPVTWVVAASAEAPRWITGDRDTIAVRISQHPIVRALCEAADSALVSTSANISGRPPASSRLAVQRMFGDLVDMITPGETGGLGGPTELRDAGTGKVLRAGP from the coding sequence ATGATTAGCCAGCACACTCTGCGCCGGGCGACCAGGGTGCTTGCAGCAGGTGGAATCATTGCCTACCCGACCGAAGGCGTCTTTGGCCTTGGTTGCCTGCCGGAAAACGCCATCGCCATCCAGCGCATACTGGAAATGAAAAACCGCAAGCCAAACCTTGGTTTTATCCTCGTGGCCTCATCCATCGATCAACTCCTGCCGTATATCGGCCAGTTTGGCGACAAAACCCTGGCCCGCCTTCTTGCGCGGGAAAATTCGCCGGTGACCTGGGTGGTTGCCGCCAGTGCAGAGGCGCCCCGGTGGATCACCGGCGACCGCGATACCATCGCCGTCCGCATCAGCCAGCACCCGATAGTACGAGCCCTGTGCGAAGCGGCTGATTCAGCCCTGGTATCCACCAGCGCCAATATTTCCGGCCGCCCGCCGGCATCAAGCCGGCTCGCGGTGCAACGAATGTTCGGCGACCTGGTTGACATGATCACGCCCGGCGAGACCGGCGGCCTTGGCGGGCCAACCGAATTGCGCGATGCTGGTACCGGAAAAGTGCTGCGCGCGGGACCATAA
- the hemF gene encoding oxygen-dependent coproporphyrinogen oxidase, which translates to MKSDIDAVIDYLRSLQDDICAGLEKLDGKSHFAEDRWERGGHGGGGVTRVMKDGDVFEQAGVNFSHVTGEGLPKSATALRPELAGASFQATGVSLVIHPKNPYVPTSHANVRYFQAAQPDGEIVWWFGGGFDLTPYYPYHEDVVQWHRQAKAACEPFGKEVYPRFKKWCDEYFYLPHRNETRGAGGLFFDDLNEWDFDTSFAFLRSIGNSYLQAYAPIVERRKNHQYGERERQFQLYRRGRYVEFNLVYDRGTLFGLQSGGRTESILMSLPPLVRWAYDWKPDPGSPELDLYENYLRPRAWLGEYTDD; encoded by the coding sequence ATGAAAAGCGATATCGATGCAGTTATCGACTACCTGAGATCTTTGCAGGACGATATCTGTGCCGGGCTGGAGAAACTGGATGGCAAATCGCATTTTGCCGAGGATCGCTGGGAAAGAGGCGGGCATGGCGGTGGCGGCGTGACCCGCGTCATGAAAGACGGCGATGTGTTCGAGCAAGCCGGCGTCAATTTTTCTCATGTGACGGGCGAGGGCCTCCCGAAATCGGCGACGGCGCTACGGCCGGAGCTGGCAGGCGCCAGTTTTCAGGCCACCGGCGTCTCCCTTGTCATACACCCGAAGAACCCATATGTGCCCACCAGTCATGCCAATGTCCGCTACTTCCAGGCTGCGCAACCGGATGGAGAAATTGTCTGGTGGTTTGGCGGCGGATTCGATCTGACCCCGTATTACCCATACCATGAAGATGTTGTTCAATGGCACCGGCAGGCCAAAGCCGCCTGCGAACCGTTTGGCAAAGAGGTATATCCGCGCTTCAAGAAATGGTGCGATGAGTATTTTTATCTGCCGCACCGCAACGAGACGCGCGGCGCGGGGGGGTTGTTTTTCGACGATTTGAACGAATGGGATTTCGACACCAGTTTTGCTTTTCTGCGCAGTATCGGCAACAGCTATCTTCAAGCCTACGCCCCGATCGTCGAACGACGCAAAAATCATCAGTACGGTGAACGTGAGCGCCAGTTCCAACTCTACCGCCGGGGCCGTTACGTGGAATTCAACCTGGTTTATGACCGCGGCACTTTGTTTGGCTTGCAGTCCGGCGGCCGTACCGAATCCATCCTGATGTCGTTGCCGCCGCTGGTGCGCTGGGCCTATGACTGGAAACCGGATCCGGGCAGCCCCGAACTCGATTTGTACGAGAATTACCTGAGGCCGCGCGCCTGGCTGGGAGAATATACAGATGACTGA
- a CDS encoding VOC family protein, with translation MTELTPFHLAFTVDDIEQAKAFYTGVLGCSLGRTDTRWMDFNLHGHQITAHLAISRNAEASNPVDGDQVPVPHFGLILPWPEWEEMAERIRQSGVSFLIEPRIRFQGRPGEQGTFFVRDPAGNALEFKSFRDHDKIFARS, from the coding sequence ATGACTGAGCTGACTCCTTTTCACCTGGCGTTTACCGTCGACGATATAGAACAGGCCAAAGCCTTTTACACCGGCGTCCTGGGATGCTCGCTCGGGCGCACGGATACCCGGTGGATGGATTTCAACCTGCACGGCCATCAGATCACCGCGCACCTGGCTATATCAAGGAATGCCGAAGCGAGCAACCCGGTCGATGGCGACCAGGTGCCGGTACCCCACTTCGGCCTGATTTTGCCGTGGCCGGAATGGGAGGAAATGGCGGAGCGCATTCGCCAGTCCGGGGTTTCATTCCTGATCGAGCCACGGATTCGATTCCAGGGTCGACCCGGTGAACAAGGTACCTTCTTTGTTCGCGACCCGGCAGGAAACGCCCTGGAATTCAAAAGTTTTCGCGACCACGATAAAATCTTTGCACGCAGCTGA
- a CDS encoding zinc ribbon domain-containing protein, translated as MAIHATMATNYRCPKCSRNSYSTGEIRAAGGFWSKIFDVQGAKFTTVTCDNCKYTDLYKADSSMLGNIFDLFTN; from the coding sequence ATGGCAATACATGCCACGATGGCGACCAATTACCGTTGCCCGAAATGCAGCCGTAATAGTTATTCCACCGGCGAGATTCGAGCAGCCGGCGGCTTCTGGAGCAAAATCTTTGATGTGCAAGGTGCAAAATTTACCACTGTCACCTGTGATAACTGCAAATACACGGATCTTTATAAGGCCGATAGCAGCATGTTGGGGAATATTTTCGACCTTTTCACTAACTAG
- a CDS encoding peroxidase-related enzyme (This protein belongs to a clade of uncharacterized proteins related to peroxidases such as the alkylhydroperoxidase AhpD.), with protein MAWINEIEEQDADGELRTVYDELLKSRGKLANILQVQSLNPGALKTHVDLYLHLMFAKAGLSRKEREAIAVVVSANNECAYCVNHHYEPLARYEKDEQVLSNIRNADALDTLDDRLAGILQHAAKLTTDPHQVSADDVQKLRDLGLSDRDILDITLITAYFNFVNRIALGLGVTYSEEEIQGYES; from the coding sequence ATGGCCTGGATAAATGAGATTGAAGAGCAGGATGCCGATGGCGAACTGCGCACGGTTTATGACGAGTTGCTGAAAAGCCGCGGCAAACTGGCCAATATTCTGCAGGTACAAAGCCTCAACCCGGGCGCGCTGAAAACCCATGTCGATTTATACCTGCATCTGATGTTTGCCAAAGCGGGTCTGAGTCGAAAGGAGCGTGAAGCTATTGCGGTGGTTGTTTCTGCCAATAACGAATGCGCCTATTGTGTAAATCATCACTACGAACCACTCGCCCGCTACGAAAAGGACGAGCAGGTTTTGTCAAATATCCGCAACGCGGACGCGCTGGACACCCTGGACGACCGGCTTGCCGGGATCTTGCAACATGCCGCGAAACTCACGACGGACCCGCACCAGGTTAGCGCTGACGATGTACAGAAACTGCGCGATCTCGGTCTGTCGGATCGCGATATCCTGGATATCACGCTGATCACCGCCTATTTCAATTTCGTTAACCGGATAGCGCTGGGACTGGGTGTGACCTACAGCGAGGAAGAGATCCAGGGATATGAAAGCTGA
- a CDS encoding sel1 repeat family protein → MNTAETRRRLTNYVATIFFLFVLAFPGRAFSDIAEGWAAFNEMDYDKAISEIDKLANAGDPDACYLLGLLHDPAFHRLPSGKYYQSLYFDVAKAVTLYRRAADAGDGRAMHHLAELYIMLVDERWGQHRPNDIGNLTSAALSLRRKSTPLLRLMVDQGNAVAAYMLAEARRDEPFFFVAMDNARIMLELSAWQDDPASQLYLGRTFLLPRGMVTRTGYTLDPPEAFAWFTVSAKRGNMHARVYQVEAAEMMPVREHGRAEELARALLKTLAGKSLKNRD, encoded by the coding sequence ATGAATACGGCTGAAACAAGAAGGCGACTCACCAATTACGTCGCCACAATATTCTTTCTCTTCGTTCTGGCTTTTCCTGGCCGGGCATTTTCCGATATTGCGGAAGGCTGGGCCGCATTCAATGAAATGGATTACGACAAGGCAATATCGGAGATCGACAAACTGGCAAACGCCGGCGATCCCGATGCCTGTTACTTGCTTGGCCTGTTGCATGACCCGGCCTTTCACCGCCTTCCATCAGGCAAGTATTACCAGTCGTTGTACTTCGATGTCGCCAAGGCGGTTACACTTTACCGCCGGGCGGCCGATGCCGGCGACGGCCGTGCGATGCACCATCTGGCCGAACTTTACATCATGCTCGTGGATGAACGCTGGGGACAGCACAGACCTAATGACATCGGCAACCTGACCAGCGCGGCATTGTCATTGCGGCGCAAGTCAACGCCGCTCCTGCGGTTAATGGTCGACCAGGGGAATGCGGTTGCGGCTTATATGCTTGCCGAAGCGCGGCGCGACGAACCGTTCTTCTTCGTTGCGATGGACAATGCGCGCATTATGCTCGAACTTTCTGCCTGGCAAGACGACCCTGCAAGTCAGTTATACCTCGGCAGGACCTTCCTGTTACCGCGCGGAATGGTCACTCGTACCGGTTATACCCTGGACCCACCGGAAGCCTTTGCCTGGTTTACGGTCTCGGCGAAAAGAGGAAATATGCACGCGCGGGTCTACCAGGTGGAAGCGGCGGAGATGATGCCAGTTCGCGAACATGGCCGCGCCGAAGAACTGGCCCGGGCTTTACTAAAAACGCTGGCCGGAAAATCCCTGAAGAATCGCGATTAA
- a CDS encoding calcium/sodium antiporter: MVTLLFLFSVGLVLLLFGADLLVRGATSIGLRLGITPLVAGLTIVAFGTSSPELAVGVESAYRGLGDMAIGSAVGSNICNIALVLGAAALVRPINIQSQLVRLDIPVMIFCSALLILVLMDGVISALDGVFLVSGIAAYIFFSIYLARSEQKKIQDEFGTVVRDNLLAWWKEILLVVVGMGMLIFGGSMLVDTAVELAQSFKIAPALIALTVIAIGTSLPELATAMLASYRRQGDIAIGNAVGSNIFNILAIVGISALVGPLHMGAIQWPDLVVMLAVSLILIPLVISRRQLERSEGVFLLVIYFLYMLVTVQNSGF, from the coding sequence GTGGTCACACTGCTTTTTCTTTTCAGCGTCGGCCTGGTGCTGTTGTTGTTCGGCGCGGATCTCCTCGTGCGTGGCGCGACGTCGATCGGCCTGCGGCTCGGGATTACACCGTTGGTGGCTGGCCTGACCATTGTCGCTTTTGGCACCAGCAGCCCCGAGCTTGCGGTCGGCGTCGAATCTGCATATCGAGGTCTTGGCGACATGGCCATCGGCAGCGCCGTGGGTTCCAACATCTGCAATATTGCCTTGGTACTGGGCGCGGCGGCGCTCGTTCGGCCGATCAACATTCAGTCTCAGTTGGTGCGACTGGATATCCCGGTAATGATTTTTTGTAGTGCGCTGTTGATTCTCGTATTGATGGACGGCGTGATTTCGGCACTTGATGGAGTCTTCCTGGTAAGCGGAATCGCCGCATATATTTTCTTTTCGATCTATTTGGCGCGCAGCGAGCAGAAAAAAATCCAGGATGAATTCGGCACAGTCGTACGGGATAACCTGCTGGCCTGGTGGAAAGAAATACTGCTGGTGGTCGTTGGCATGGGGATGCTGATTTTCGGCGGCTCGATGTTGGTCGACACCGCGGTCGAACTGGCGCAAAGCTTCAAGATAGCGCCAGCGCTTATTGCTCTTACAGTCATCGCCATTGGGACCAGTCTGCCGGAACTCGCTACCGCGATGCTGGCGTCATACCGGCGGCAAGGCGATATAGCGATAGGCAACGCGGTTGGCTCCAATATCTTTAATATACTTGCCATCGTCGGTATCAGCGCGCTGGTCGGGCCTTTGCACATGGGGGCGATCCAATGGCCTGACCTGGTGGTCATGCTGGCGGTTTCTTTGATCCTGATCCCACTGGTCATTTCCAGGCGCCAGCTTGAGCGATCTGAAGGGGTGTTCCTGCTGGTGATTTATTTCCTATATATGTTGGTGACGGTTCAGAATTCAGGCTTTTGA